A genomic segment from Agelaius phoeniceus isolate bAgePho1 chromosome 2, bAgePho1.hap1, whole genome shotgun sequence encodes:
- the CCDC90B gene encoding coiled-coil domain-containing protein 90B, mitochondrial isoform X2 — protein sequence MVTQAQQEITLQQVMAHLDSIRKDMVILEKSEFANLRAENEKMKIELDQVKQQLMTETSKIRADSKLDINLERSRVTDMFTDQERKLMEATTEFHKKDANTNSIISEISNKIDTEIASLKTLMESNKLDTIRYLAASVFTCLAIALGFYRFWK from the exons ATGGTTACGCAGGCCCAGCAG GAAATAACTTTACAGCAAGTAATGGCACATTTGGACTCCATTCGAAAAGATATGGTCATCCTGGAGAAAAGTGAATTTGCTAACTtgagagcagagaatgag aaaatgaaaattgaatTAGATCAAGTTAAACAGCAGCTAATG acTGAAACCAGCAAAATCCGAGCTGACAGCAAGCTAGACATAaacctggagaggagcagggtgaCAGATATG TTTACAGATCAGGAGAGGAAACTGATGGAAGCAACTACAGAGTTTCATAAAAAA GATGCAAATACCAACAGTATTATCTCAGAAATCAGTAATAAAATTGACACTGAAATAGCTTCCTTAAAAACACTCATGGAATCAAATAAACTTGATACCATTCGCTATTTGGCAG cCTCAGTGTTCACTTGCCTAGCAATAGCACTGGGGTTTTACAGGTTCTGGAAATAG
- the CCDC90B gene encoding coiled-coil domain-containing protein 90B, mitochondrial isoform X1, which produces MRGAGSSGALRAWAGPLLLPMPARLPPAPHRGFAATFVRKSYDVRRVDITPLEQRKVTFDTHALVQDLEAHGFGKEQAQTIVSALITLSNVSLDTVYKDMVTQAQQEITLQQVMAHLDSIRKDMVILEKSEFANLRAENEKMKIELDQVKQQLMTETSKIRADSKLDINLERSRVTDMFTDQERKLMEATTEFHKKDANTNSIISEISNKIDTEIASLKTLMESNKLDTIRYLAASVFTCLAIALGFYRFWK; this is translated from the exons ATGAGGGGCGCCGGGAGCAGCGGTGCCCTCCGCGCCTGGGCCGGCCCGCTCCTGCTCCCGATGCCGGCTCGGCTGCCCCCGGCTCCTCACAGAG GTTTTGCTGCCACGTTTGTTAGGAAGTCATATGATGTCAGAAGAGTTGATATCActcccctggagcagaggaaggtgaCCTTTGATACCCATGCTTTAGTGCAGGATCTGGAAGCCCATG GCTTTGGGAAGGAGCAGGCACAGACCATCGTGTCAGCGTTGATAACCCTGTCCAATGTCAGCTTAGACACCGTCTACAAGGACATGGTTACGCAGGCCCAGCAG GAAATAACTTTACAGCAAGTAATGGCACATTTGGACTCCATTCGAAAAGATATGGTCATCCTGGAGAAAAGTGAATTTGCTAACTtgagagcagagaatgag aaaatgaaaattgaatTAGATCAAGTTAAACAGCAGCTAATG acTGAAACCAGCAAAATCCGAGCTGACAGCAAGCTAGACATAaacctggagaggagcagggtgaCAGATATG TTTACAGATCAGGAGAGGAAACTGATGGAAGCAACTACAGAGTTTCATAAAAAA GATGCAAATACCAACAGTATTATCTCAGAAATCAGTAATAAAATTGACACTGAAATAGCTTCCTTAAAAACACTCATGGAATCAAATAAACTTGATACCATTCGCTATTTGGCAG cCTCAGTGTTCACTTGCCTAGCAATAGCACTGGGGTTTTACAGGTTCTGGAAATAG